One genomic region from Leifsonia poae encodes:
- a CDS encoding UDP-N-acetylglucosamine--N-acetylmuramyl-(pentapeptide) pyrophosphoryl-undecaprenol N-acetylglucosamine transferase: MTRYLLAGGGTAGHVNPLLAVADRLRRDDPQAEVLVLGTKEGLEARLVPDRGYELATIPKLPFPRRPNRAALRFPGDYRRSIATVRSLLEERGIDAVVGFGGYASAPAYSAARKAGVPLVLHEANAKPGLANRLGARYTPHVGVAFPDTNLPHARFVGMPLRVEIEQLDRVASRPEALALFDLVDDRPTLLVTGGSLGARRLNRTIADRATELTAAGYQVLHIQGGRGELTDPGIEHYRLLDYCDRMDLAFAVTDFAVARAGAATVCEFAALGVPAVYVPFPVGNGEQRFNAAGVVNAGGGILIDDARFLPGWVDGELLPLLADSDRVAGMGERAASVGVRDGSDRMVSLIRSSL, translated from the coding sequence ATGACGCGGTACCTTCTCGCCGGCGGGGGAACCGCCGGCCATGTGAACCCCCTGCTCGCTGTCGCCGATCGGCTCCGCCGCGACGACCCGCAGGCCGAGGTTCTCGTGCTCGGAACGAAGGAGGGGCTGGAGGCCCGGCTGGTGCCGGACCGCGGTTACGAACTCGCCACGATCCCGAAGCTGCCGTTCCCGCGCAGGCCGAACAGAGCGGCGCTGCGATTCCCCGGCGACTACCGCCGATCCATCGCGACGGTGCGCTCGCTCCTGGAGGAGCGGGGGATCGATGCGGTGGTCGGCTTCGGCGGCTACGCGTCGGCGCCGGCGTATTCGGCGGCCCGCAAGGCCGGAGTACCGCTCGTTCTGCACGAGGCGAACGCCAAGCCCGGGCTCGCGAACCGTTTGGGCGCGCGCTACACGCCCCATGTCGGGGTGGCTTTCCCCGACACCAACCTCCCGCACGCCCGTTTCGTCGGCATGCCACTGCGGGTCGAGATCGAGCAGCTCGATCGGGTGGCATCCCGACCCGAGGCACTCGCCCTCTTCGACCTGGTGGACGACCGGCCCACCCTGCTCGTCACCGGCGGCTCCCTCGGTGCGCGGCGGCTCAACCGCACGATCGCGGACCGGGCGACCGAGCTCACCGCGGCCGGTTACCAGGTGCTGCACATCCAGGGCGGCCGCGGCGAGCTGACCGACCCGGGGATCGAGCACTACCGGTTGCTGGACTACTGCGACCGGATGGATCTGGCATTCGCCGTCACCGACTTCGCCGTCGCTCGTGCGGGGGCCGCGACGGTCTGCGAGTTCGCTGCTCTCGGCGTGCCTGCCGTTTACGTGCCCTTCCCCGTCGGCAACGGCGAGCAGCGGTTCAACGCGGCCGGAGTCGTCAACGCGGGCGGGGGCATCCTGATCGACGATGCCAGATTCCTGCCCGGCTGGGTCGACGGCGAGCTCCTGCCCCTGCTGGCCGACAGCGACCGGGTCGCCGGCATGGGGGAGCGGGCCGCGAGCGTCGGCGTGCGCGACGGTTCGGACCGGATGGTGTCGCTCATCCGAAGCTCGCTCTAG
- the ftsW gene encoding putative lipid II flippase FtsW, translating to MTSPPRAPETAKVSSRLGGFTSRISLGKAMQAESANYFLLLGITLFMVVFGLVMVLSSSSVESHNDTDSFFSRFWSQGAYALIGLPLMFVVSRLPTRFWKKTIWVFLAAACFLQVLVLITPLGMEIGGNRNWLKVGSLTLQPSEAIKVALVVWLGVVLARKKDMLDRWKHVVVPVVPIAGGAILLVVLGGDLGTTVIMAAIVLGALFFAGVRLRHLAVGSGMVAVLAILVALSSKSRIGRIAALFGGTSATNPDVNWQIDNGFYALASGGVWGVGLGNSHSKWSWLPAADTDFIFAIIGEELGLIGAVVVLILFVLLAIVFLRIIHASNDPFARVTTAAIMVWLIGQAFVNIAVVLGVIPVLGVPLPLISAGGTAMISSMVAIGIVLSFARETGRAAREENSVPSVAARRSSADSRIGSDA from the coding sequence ATGACCAGTCCGCCTCGCGCCCCGGAGACGGCTAAGGTCTCCTCCCGGCTCGGCGGGTTCACCTCGCGCATCTCGCTCGGCAAAGCCATGCAGGCCGAATCGGCCAACTATTTTCTGCTGCTCGGCATCACGCTGTTCATGGTGGTGTTCGGGCTCGTGATGGTGCTGTCGTCGTCGTCGGTCGAGTCCCACAACGACACCGACAGCTTCTTCTCGCGGTTCTGGTCGCAGGGCGCGTATGCGCTGATCGGACTGCCGTTGATGTTCGTGGTCTCGCGCCTCCCGACCCGGTTCTGGAAGAAGACCATCTGGGTCTTCCTCGCGGCCGCCTGCTTCCTCCAGGTGCTCGTGCTCATCACGCCGCTCGGCATGGAGATCGGCGGCAACCGCAACTGGTTGAAGGTCGGTTCCCTCACGCTCCAGCCGTCCGAAGCCATCAAGGTCGCGCTCGTGGTCTGGCTCGGCGTCGTCCTGGCGCGCAAGAAAGACATGCTCGATCGCTGGAAGCATGTCGTCGTCCCGGTCGTGCCGATCGCGGGCGGCGCCATCCTGTTGGTGGTGCTCGGCGGCGACCTCGGCACGACCGTGATCATGGCCGCGATCGTGCTCGGCGCCCTGTTCTTCGCCGGTGTCAGACTGCGCCATCTCGCGGTGGGCTCCGGCATGGTCGCTGTGCTCGCCATTCTCGTCGCCCTCTCGAGCAAGAGCCGGATCGGCCGCATCGCCGCGCTGTTCGGCGGCACGAGCGCCACCAACCCGGATGTGAACTGGCAGATCGACAACGGCTTCTACGCGCTCGCCTCCGGGGGCGTCTGGGGTGTCGGTCTCGGCAACTCGCACTCGAAATGGTCCTGGCTGCCGGCCGCCGACACCGACTTCATCTTCGCGATCATCGGCGAAGAACTCGGGCTCATCGGCGCCGTCGTCGTCCTCATCCTCTTCGTGCTGCTCGCGATCGTCTTCCTGCGCATCATCCACGCCTCCAACGATCCGTTCGCCCGCGTCACCACGGCCGCCATCATGGTGTGGCTGATCGGCCAGGCGTTCGTGAACATCGCGGTCGTGCTGGGGGTGATCCCGGTGCTCGGGGTGCCGCTCCCACTGATCTCTGCAGGAGGAACTGCGATGATCAGTTCCATGGTCGCAATCGGAATCGTACTGTCCTTCGCCCGGGAGACCGGCAGAGCTGCGCGCGAGGAGAACTCCGTACCCTCGGTCGCCGCTCGCCGCAGCTCGGCTGACTCCCGCATCGGCTCCGACGCATGA
- the murD gene encoding UDP-N-acetylmuramoyl-L-alanine--D-glutamate ligase, translated as MTEPADRLAGLTSWHSDWRGLRVAVYGLGVTGFSVADTLVELGAEVLVVTAKADEERAMLLAVIGAQLLEQPELDTPPDRLTAFDPQLVVVSPGFHHDHPLLTWAQERGTAVWGDIELAWRLRDKVGTPADWIAVTGTNGKTTTVQLTATMLVAGGYRAAPCGNIGIPVLDAVRDPHGFDVLVVELSSYQLHWVNRNAGGELSPYSAACLNIADDHLDWHGSLDAYRAAKAKVYTGTQVACVYNRADPATEHMVQEAEVLEGARAIGFGLDVPGPSDFGIVDGILCDRAFLEDRFTSAIELTTIDELREAGLAAPHVVANILAAAALARSYGVEPGVIRDVLTAFRLDAHRIELVRIEAGVSWVDDSKATNPHAADASLRAYDSVVWVAGGLLKGVEIDEIVKRHAARLRAVVLIGVDREALRSAFARHAPDLPVYEVDADETEDVMPTAVRLAGEVAQTGDTVLLAPAAASMDQFADYAERGRLFQAAVNEFFGGEADDQSASRPGDG; from the coding sequence ATGACCGAGCCCGCCGACCGCCTCGCCGGCCTCACGAGCTGGCATTCGGATTGGCGCGGCCTCCGCGTCGCGGTGTACGGCCTCGGCGTGACCGGGTTCTCGGTCGCAGACACTCTGGTGGAGCTCGGCGCCGAGGTGCTCGTCGTCACGGCGAAAGCCGACGAGGAGCGGGCGATGCTGCTGGCCGTGATCGGCGCGCAGCTTCTCGAACAGCCCGAACTGGATACCCCACCGGACCGCCTGACGGCCTTCGATCCGCAGCTGGTGGTCGTCTCGCCCGGCTTCCACCACGATCATCCCCTGCTCACCTGGGCGCAGGAGCGCGGCACCGCCGTCTGGGGTGACATCGAGCTCGCCTGGCGTCTGCGCGACAAGGTGGGAACGCCGGCCGACTGGATCGCGGTGACCGGGACGAACGGCAAGACCACGACCGTGCAGCTCACCGCGACGATGCTCGTCGCGGGCGGCTACCGGGCGGCGCCCTGCGGCAACATCGGGATCCCGGTGCTCGACGCCGTCCGCGATCCGCACGGCTTCGACGTGCTCGTCGTCGAGTTGTCGAGCTACCAGTTGCACTGGGTGAACCGCAACGCCGGAGGCGAGCTCTCGCCGTATTCGGCCGCCTGTCTCAACATCGCCGACGACCATCTGGACTGGCACGGCTCGCTCGACGCCTACCGGGCGGCGAAGGCCAAGGTTTACACCGGGACCCAGGTGGCCTGCGTCTACAACCGGGCCGACCCGGCAACCGAGCACATGGTGCAGGAGGCCGAGGTGCTGGAGGGCGCCCGGGCGATCGGCTTCGGTCTCGATGTGCCGGGGCCGAGCGACTTCGGGATCGTCGACGGCATCCTCTGCGACCGCGCCTTCCTCGAAGACCGCTTCACCAGCGCGATCGAGCTGACCACGATCGATGAACTCCGCGAGGCCGGTCTCGCCGCGCCGCATGTGGTGGCGAACATTTTGGCCGCCGCCGCGCTCGCGCGTTCCTATGGCGTCGAGCCCGGTGTGATCCGGGATGTGCTGACCGCCTTCCGTCTCGACGCTCACCGTATCGAGCTGGTCCGGATCGAGGCGGGTGTGAGCTGGGTCGATGACTCCAAAGCCACGAACCCCCACGCGGCGGACGCCTCGCTGCGCGCGTACGACTCGGTCGTCTGGGTCGCCGGTGGTCTGCTCAAAGGCGTCGAGATCGACGAGATCGTGAAAAGGCATGCCGCACGGCTGCGCGCGGTCGTCCTGATCGGGGTCGATAGGGAGGCGCTGCGCTCCGCATTCGCACGACACGCCCCCGACCTGCCCGTGTACGAGGTCGACGCCGACGAAACTGAAGATGTCATGCCGACGGCGGTGCGATTGGCCGGCGAGGTCGCTCAGACGGGAGACACCGTTCTCCTCGCACCGGCGGCGGCGTCGATGGACCAGTTCGCCGACTACGCAGAGCGAGGCCGCCTCTTCCAGGCGGCCGTCAACGAGTTCTTTGGAGGTGAGGCGGATGACCAGTCCGCCTCGCGCCCCGGAGACGGCTAA
- the mraY gene encoding phospho-N-acetylmuramoyl-pentapeptide-transferase: MRALLTSGALSMAFTLFLTPVFIRLFKKLQWGQFIRDDGPQSHHSKRGTATMGGIIIILGTLFGYFVALLLTGDETSVSALLVLFLMVGLGLVGFVDDFLKTRNQRSLGLTGWAKVAGQVIVATIWAFLAINFPNGNGATPASMSVSLIRDLPIDFMSITKFGAIGVIVGYGLYLIWINFIVAAASNGVNVTDGLDGLASGASILAIGAYIIIGFWQSIQSCTSDKIDPANIAKCYAVRDPFDLAIVATAIVGAVVGFLWWNTSPAQIFLGDTGSLALGGALAALAILSHTELLLLLIGGLFVIETGSVIVQRAYFKLTRGKRIFLMSPIHHHFELKGWAEVTVVVRFWIVGGLLVAAGVGSFYLEWLST; this comes from the coding sequence GTGAGGGCTCTGCTGACATCCGGTGCACTGTCGATGGCGTTCACGCTGTTCCTCACCCCCGTCTTCATCCGGCTGTTCAAGAAGCTGCAGTGGGGACAGTTCATCCGCGACGACGGCCCGCAGAGCCACCATTCCAAGCGCGGGACCGCCACCATGGGCGGCATCATCATCATCCTCGGGACCCTGTTCGGCTACTTCGTCGCCCTGCTGCTCACCGGCGACGAGACGTCGGTGTCGGCGCTGCTCGTGCTGTTCCTCATGGTCGGACTCGGCCTCGTCGGCTTCGTAGACGACTTCCTGAAGACCCGCAACCAGCGCAGTCTCGGCCTCACCGGCTGGGCGAAAGTGGCGGGACAGGTGATCGTGGCGACCATCTGGGCCTTTCTCGCGATCAACTTCCCCAATGGGAACGGGGCGACACCGGCCTCGATGAGCGTGTCGCTCATTCGGGATCTGCCCATCGACTTCATGTCGATCACGAAGTTCGGTGCGATCGGCGTCATCGTCGGATACGGCCTGTACCTGATCTGGATCAACTTCATCGTCGCGGCCGCGTCGAACGGTGTGAACGTGACGGACGGCCTCGACGGGCTCGCCTCGGGCGCGTCGATCCTCGCCATCGGCGCGTACATCATCATCGGGTTCTGGCAGTCGATCCAGTCCTGCACCAGCGACAAGATCGACCCGGCGAACATCGCAAAGTGCTACGCGGTGCGCGACCCGTTCGACCTGGCGATCGTGGCGACGGCCATCGTCGGAGCGGTGGTCGGCTTCCTCTGGTGGAACACCTCCCCGGCGCAGATCTTCCTCGGCGACACGGGCTCGCTGGCCTTGGGCGGCGCCCTCGCCGCGCTCGCCATCCTGAGCCACACCGAACTGCTGCTGCTGCTCATCGGTGGCCTGTTCGTCATCGAGACCGGCTCGGTCATCGTGCAGCGCGCGTACTTCAAGCTCACCAGAGGGAAACGCATCTTCCTGATGAGTCCGATCCACCATCACTTCGAGTTGAAGGGCTGGGCGGAGGTCACGGTCGTCGTGCGATTCTGGATCGTCGGCGGTCTGCTCGTCGCCGCCGGTGTCGGCAGCTTCTACCTCGAATGGCTCTCGACATGA
- a CDS encoding UDP-N-acetylmuramoyl-tripeptide--D-alanyl-D-alanine ligase, protein MIALTLAEIAEATGGELLLDGDSGATPETIVDGLSTTDSREVVPGTIFFAKPGEVTDGHLFVPQAVANGAALLVVDHPVPESAQGVAQLVVTDTVVALGALATEVISRVRADGLLKIVGVTGSNGKTTTKNLLRAILEEVGPTIAPRASFNNEVGAPVTMLEVTRETEFLVAEMGASGIGEIARLVRMARPDIGIVLKVGLAHAGEFGGIEATLAAKTEMVSDLLETDVAILNLDDPRVASMADKTAARVLWLGLDDRADVRATGVVSSAAGTAFDLHLPNGETRPVHFRVLGEHHVMNALAAAAAAHTLGVDIDSIVAALQTVQRAERWRMEVLGGANGVTVVNDAYNASPDSMAAALKTLAQIAEPDGRTVAVLGEMSELGEFSGEEHDRIGLLAVRLGIDQLIVVGPAARRMHISTINEGSWDGESLYFETADAAYDHLATALESGDTVLVKSSNSAGLRFLGDRLGELFS, encoded by the coding sequence ATGATCGCACTCACCCTGGCCGAGATCGCCGAGGCGACCGGCGGCGAGCTGCTTCTCGACGGCGACTCCGGTGCGACGCCGGAGACGATCGTGGACGGTCTCTCGACCACCGACTCCCGCGAGGTCGTGCCCGGCACGATCTTCTTCGCCAAACCGGGCGAGGTCACCGACGGTCACCTCTTCGTTCCGCAGGCGGTCGCAAACGGCGCCGCGCTGCTCGTCGTCGATCACCCCGTTCCGGAGAGCGCGCAGGGCGTCGCTCAGCTCGTCGTGACCGACACTGTCGTCGCTCTCGGGGCGTTGGCCACCGAGGTCATCTCCCGAGTGCGCGCCGACGGCCTGCTGAAGATCGTGGGCGTCACCGGTTCGAACGGCAAGACGACCACCAAGAACCTGCTGCGCGCGATCCTGGAAGAGGTCGGCCCGACGATCGCGCCACGCGCCTCGTTCAACAACGAGGTCGGTGCGCCCGTCACCATGCTCGAGGTCACCCGTGAGACGGAGTTCCTCGTGGCCGAGATGGGCGCGAGCGGAATCGGCGAAATCGCCCGGCTCGTGCGCATGGCGCGCCCGGACATCGGCATCGTGCTCAAGGTGGGGCTGGCCCACGCCGGCGAGTTCGGCGGCATCGAGGCGACACTCGCAGCGAAGACCGAGATGGTGAGCGATCTGCTCGAGACGGATGTCGCCATCCTGAACCTCGACGATCCGCGCGTCGCGTCGATGGCCGACAAGACGGCGGCCCGGGTGCTCTGGCTCGGCTTGGACGATCGCGCCGACGTGCGCGCCACCGGGGTCGTCTCGAGCGCGGCGGGAACCGCGTTCGACCTGCACCTGCCGAATGGCGAGACCCGCCCGGTGCACTTCCGCGTGCTCGGCGAGCACCATGTGATGAACGCTTTGGCGGCGGCCGCCGCCGCGCACACGCTCGGCGTCGACATCGACAGCATCGTGGCGGCCCTGCAGACGGTGCAGCGTGCCGAACGCTGGCGCATGGAGGTCTTGGGCGGCGCGAACGGCGTGACCGTCGTGAACGACGCATACAATGCGAGCCCTGACTCGATGGCGGCGGCGCTCAAGACGCTCGCGCAGATCGCGGAGCCGGACGGGCGCACGGTGGCGGTGCTCGGCGAGATGAGCGAACTCGGCGAGTTCTCGGGGGAGGAGCACGATCGTATCGGCCTGCTCGCCGTGCGGCTGGGCATCGACCAGCTCATCGTGGTGGGTCCAGCGGCCCGCCGAATGCACATCTCGACCATCAACGAGGGATCATGGGACGGTGAATCGCTGTATTTCGAGACGGCGGACGCCGCATACGATCACCTCGCAACCGCACTGGAATCGGGGGACACCGTGCTGGTGAAATCGTCGAATTCCGCCGGGCTCCGTTTCCTCGGCGACCGACTGGGAGAATTGTTCTCGTGA
- a CDS encoding Mur ligase family protein has protein sequence MTGPAPSSLRPEHPVARPLAQLVAEFGLDSRGDLDAVEVTGVALATTAVEPGDLYVGVPGRNAHGASFAAKAAEAGAVAILTDEEGAALVGDAELPVIVTPDARAALGAVAAWIYRTDENTATLFGVTGTNGKTSVVYLLNAILGQLGVVSGLSSTAERRIGDMAITSKLTTPEASELHALLARMREEAVRAVAIEVSAQALSRHRVDGIVFDVVGFTNLSHDHLDDYAAMDDYFAAKLELFQPDRAHRGVITVDSDWGRSLVEQSRIPIATLSTSAGADAEWVMTVTEETVDKTGFVLEGPDGRRLSTSVPLLGAYMASNAALAIVMLVESGYDLDAIGAALDRDGGIDAFIPGRAERISGEDGPVVFIDYGHSPDAFLSTLGALRKVTDGKIVMVFGADGDRDTTKRTDMGAIAARGSDAVVITDFHPRWEDPAAIRATLLEGARGAVPDLELYEVADPRAAFRKALSLAGPGDIVLYAGPGHEDYQEVAGERIPYSARDDAKLALREAGWL, from the coding sequence GTGACAGGACCGGCGCCTTCTTCTCTGCGCCCCGAGCATCCCGTCGCCCGACCGCTCGCACAGCTGGTGGCGGAGTTCGGGCTGGACAGCCGTGGCGATCTCGATGCCGTCGAGGTGACCGGTGTCGCCCTGGCGACGACGGCCGTCGAACCGGGCGACCTCTACGTCGGCGTGCCCGGGCGCAATGCCCACGGCGCGAGCTTCGCCGCGAAGGCCGCGGAGGCCGGAGCGGTCGCGATCCTGACCGATGAGGAGGGCGCGGCGCTCGTCGGCGACGCCGAGCTGCCGGTCATCGTCACCCCGGATGCGCGCGCCGCACTGGGAGCGGTCGCCGCCTGGATCTACCGCACCGACGAGAACACCGCGACGCTCTTCGGCGTCACCGGCACCAACGGCAAGACCAGCGTCGTGTACCTGCTGAACGCCATCCTCGGCCAGCTGGGCGTCGTCTCTGGGCTCAGTTCCACCGCCGAGCGTCGCATCGGCGATATGGCCATCACGAGCAAGCTGACCACCCCGGAGGCCAGCGAGCTGCATGCGCTCCTCGCCCGGATGCGCGAAGAGGCCGTGCGTGCCGTCGCGATCGAGGTGTCGGCGCAGGCGCTCAGTCGGCACCGCGTCGACGGCATCGTCTTCGACGTCGTCGGCTTCACGAACCTCAGCCACGACCACCTCGACGACTACGCCGCGATGGACGACTACTTCGCGGCCAAGCTGGAGCTATTCCAGCCCGATCGCGCCCACCGCGGGGTGATCACGGTCGACTCCGATTGGGGACGGTCGCTGGTGGAACAGTCCCGCATCCCGATCGCCACCCTCTCGACCTCGGCCGGCGCCGACGCCGAATGGGTGATGACGGTGACGGAGGAGACCGTCGACAAGACGGGGTTCGTGCTCGAAGGGCCGGACGGCCGCCGGCTCTCGACGAGCGTCCCGCTTCTCGGTGCCTACATGGCGTCCAACGCCGCCCTGGCCATCGTCATGTTGGTCGAATCCGGCTACGACCTCGATGCCATCGGCGCGGCGCTCGACCGCGACGGCGGCATCGACGCGTTCATCCCGGGTCGCGCCGAGCGCATCTCCGGCGAAGACGGTCCGGTGGTCTTCATCGACTACGGCCACAGTCCCGACGCGTTCCTGTCGACCCTGGGCGCGCTGCGCAAGGTCACCGACGGCAAGATCGTCATGGTGTTCGGCGCCGACGGCGACCGGGACACGACGAAGCGCACCGATATGGGCGCCATCGCTGCCCGCGGGTCGGATGCGGTCGTCATCACCGACTTCCACCCCCGTTGGGAAGACCCGGCCGCCATCCGGGCCACCCTGCTCGAGGGAGCGCGTGGCGCCGTGCCCGACCTGGAGCTCTACGAGGTCGCCGATCCGCGCGCCGCTTTCCGTAAAGCGCTGTCCCTCGCAGGCCCGGGCGACATCGTGCTCTACGCAGGCCCCGGCCACGAGGACTACCAAGAGGTCGCCGGCGAGCGCATCCCGTACTCCGCCCGCGACGACGCCAAGCTCGCCCTGCGAGAGGCCGGGTGGCTCTGA
- a CDS encoding peptidoglycan D,D-transpeptidase FtsI family protein, which translates to MITRKTMRRRTAVTMVAVAATVGILGGKLVDIQVVHAAQLQKESVNAKEVETTLTGVRGSIVDANGTVLADTVFRYTANLSPSDAMAGGRAGMIKAADKIGAITGQGGAAIVAIIDNALKENPKSKYAVVKTGMDVGTFDKLDGLPYPWLTFQKVAARTYPNGAVAGPLLGFVSGAGEPQAGLEDSGNACLAGENGSETYQRGADGVAIPGSTVVQKPAKDGGTLKLTIDSDLQWFAEQTLAQQTAAVGAKFGFVTVAEAKTGKIKAIAQWPPLDPNNIDATAPEYRGLLPFSTPYEPGSTFKALTASMLIDQGKATPTTQVLAPYTFKSGNGADLHDSGYHDPERLTLTGVLMQSSNTGMSILGQRLNDNTRYDFLKKFGIGEDTGIDFPGQSSGILHPVSDWDDQTKYATMFGQGVSATQVQMVSAYQALANNGVRVPLTLVEGCKQADGKVTDVPKPKSTQVVSAAAANTTLGMMESVVTDGELSKQLQIPGYRIAAKTGTAQQPDGKGGYLPSYYVSVMGVAPVDDPQYVVSVNLGYPTTITSSAAAAPLFHTIMSQVLKTFRVKPSTTSPADYPPFY; encoded by the coding sequence GTGATCACGAGAAAGACGATGCGCCGCCGCACGGCGGTGACGATGGTGGCGGTGGCCGCGACGGTGGGGATCCTCGGCGGCAAGCTGGTCGACATCCAGGTGGTGCACGCGGCTCAGTTGCAGAAGGAGTCGGTGAACGCCAAAGAGGTCGAGACGACGCTCACCGGTGTTCGCGGAAGCATCGTGGACGCCAATGGCACTGTTCTCGCCGACACGGTGTTCCGCTACACAGCGAACCTCTCACCGTCGGACGCGATGGCCGGCGGCAGGGCGGGGATGATCAAGGCGGCCGACAAGATCGGCGCAATCACCGGGCAGGGCGGCGCCGCGATCGTCGCCATCATCGACAACGCCCTCAAAGAGAACCCGAAGTCGAAGTACGCCGTCGTCAAGACCGGCATGGATGTCGGGACCTTCGACAAGCTCGACGGTCTTCCCTACCCGTGGCTCACCTTCCAGAAAGTCGCCGCGCGCACCTATCCGAATGGGGCCGTCGCCGGTCCGCTGCTCGGATTCGTCTCGGGCGCGGGGGAGCCGCAAGCCGGTCTGGAGGACAGCGGGAACGCCTGCCTCGCGGGCGAGAACGGCAGCGAGACCTACCAGCGCGGCGCCGACGGCGTCGCCATCCCCGGCAGCACGGTCGTGCAGAAACCGGCGAAAGACGGTGGAACGCTGAAACTGACGATCGACAGCGATCTGCAATGGTTCGCCGAGCAGACACTCGCCCAGCAGACAGCAGCGGTCGGAGCCAAGTTCGGCTTCGTGACCGTCGCGGAGGCCAAGACGGGCAAGATCAAGGCGATCGCGCAGTGGCCGCCGCTCGATCCGAACAACATCGATGCCACGGCGCCGGAGTACCGTGGACTCCTTCCGTTCAGCACCCCGTACGAGCCCGGCTCGACCTTCAAAGCGCTCACGGCGAGCATGCTGATCGACCAGGGAAAGGCGACGCCGACCACGCAGGTCCTTGCGCCCTACACCTTCAAATCCGGCAATGGCGCGGACCTGCACGATTCGGGGTATCACGACCCCGAACGGCTGACTCTCACCGGCGTGCTCATGCAATCCTCGAACACCGGCATGTCGATCCTCGGCCAGCGTCTCAACGACAACACCCGCTACGACTTCCTGAAGAAGTTCGGCATCGGCGAAGACACCGGGATCGATTTCCCCGGACAGTCCTCCGGCATCCTCCACCCGGTCAGCGACTGGGACGACCAGACCAAGTACGCCACGATGTTCGGGCAGGGCGTTTCGGCCACCCAGGTGCAGATGGTGAGTGCCTACCAGGCGCTGGCGAACAACGGCGTGCGAGTTCCGCTCACGCTGGTGGAGGGCTGCAAGCAGGCCGACGGCAAAGTCACCGATGTACCCAAGCCGAAGTCGACGCAGGTCGTGTCGGCCGCCGCCGCCAACACGACGCTCGGAATGATGGAGAGCGTCGTCACCGACGGTGAACTCTCCAAACAGCTCCAGATCCCCGGTTACCGCATCGCGGCCAAGACCGGTACCGCCCAGCAACCGGACGGCAAAGGCGGCTACCTGCCCTCGTACTACGTCTCCGTGATGGGTGTGGCTCCGGTCGACGATCCGCAGTACGTCGTTTCGGTCAACCTCGGATACCCGACTACCATTACTTCGTCGGCAGCCGCCGCTCCGCTGTTCCACACGATCATGAGCCAGGTGCTGAAGACCTTCCGGGTGAAGCCGTCGACGACCAGCCCGGCCGACTACCCGCCGTTCTACTGA
- the rsmH gene encoding 16S rRNA (cytosine(1402)-N(4))-methyltransferase RsmH, giving the protein MTDDKIHTPVLLERCIELLGPALQAPGAVVVDATLGMGGHAAGLLERFPQITLIGLDRDPDALAIAGGRLAPFGNRVHLVHTVYDGILEAVQGLGYTEIQGVLFDLGVSSLQLDRVERGFSYSKDAPLDMRMDATSDLTAATILAEYSEAELRKIFRDYGEEKLAARYAQKIVEARDTRPFVRSAELVDVITKATPVAVQRQGHPAKRVFQALRIEVNQELSVLERAIPAAIDALAVGGRIVVEAYQSLEDRIVKRELQARSVSSAPPGLPVELPEHRPELKLLIRGAELANDDEKAANPRATPVRLRAAERVRRAS; this is encoded by the coding sequence ATGACCGATGACAAGATCCACACCCCGGTGCTCCTCGAACGCTGCATCGAACTGCTCGGCCCGGCACTCCAGGCGCCGGGGGCCGTCGTGGTCGACGCGACACTCGGTATGGGCGGGCACGCTGCCGGTCTCCTCGAGCGGTTCCCTCAGATCACCCTGATCGGTCTCGACCGGGATCCGGATGCGCTGGCCATCGCCGGTGGCAGGCTCGCCCCCTTCGGCAACAGAGTGCACCTGGTGCACACCGTGTACGACGGAATCCTGGAAGCGGTGCAGGGCCTCGGCTACACCGAGATCCAGGGTGTGCTGTTCGACCTCGGCGTCTCGTCGCTGCAGCTCGACCGGGTGGAACGAGGCTTCTCCTACTCGAAGGATGCCCCGCTCGACATGCGGATGGACGCGACGAGCGACCTCACAGCCGCCACCATCCTCGCCGAGTACAGCGAGGCGGAGCTGCGGAAGATCTTCCGCGACTACGGCGAGGAAAAGCTCGCGGCGCGCTACGCGCAGAAGATCGTGGAGGCGAGGGATACCCGTCCGTTCGTCCGTTCGGCCGAACTCGTCGATGTGATCACCAAGGCCACCCCGGTCGCCGTGCAGCGGCAGGGGCATCCCGCCAAGCGAGTGTTCCAGGCGCTGCGAATCGAAGTGAATCAAGAACTGTCGGTGCTCGAACGAGCGATTCCGGCGGCCATCGACGCTCTCGCGGTCGGTGGCCGCATCGTCGTCGAGGCCTACCAATCGCTGGAGGACCGCATCGTCAAGCGCGAACTTCAGGCCCGGTCGGTCTCGAGCGCGCCGCCCGGACTCCCGGTGGAGCTGCCGGAGCACCGCCCGGAGCTGAAGCTGTTGATCCGTGGCGCCGAACTGGCGAACGACGACGAGAAGGCGGCGAACCCGCGGGCGACGCCGGTGCGTCTGCGCGCGGCCGAGCGAGTGAGGAGGGCCTCGTGA